In the Bacteroidota bacterium genome, ACCTTATTGCGATTTATCGACAGCGCAGAAAGAATTATTGTGGACCGGGAATAAATATTTCGACGGGCTGAATTCTTTTTTTCTTTTTCTTGAAGAGCAGAGTTATAAAATTCAATACCGCGTTATGCTTTCCCGCTATCGTGGAAAAACAACCTGTCCCGATTGCAATGGAACGCGGTTGAGAAAAGATGCGAACTATGTGAAAGTAGCCGGCAAATCGATCAGCGATATTGTGCTCATGCAGGTGAAAGATGCGCTGCAATTTTTTCTCTCTGTAAAACTCCCGGAGTACGAAACAAAAGTTGCGAAGCGTCTTCTCACGGAGATCACGAATCGTTTGCGTTTTCTCACTGATGTTGGCCTGGGTTACCTGAGTTTGAATCGCCTCTCCTCTACTCTTTCGGGTGGTGAATCGCAACGCATTAATCTTGCAACTTCACTCGGAAGTTCGCTGGTGGGATCGATGTATATTCTCGATGAGCCGAGCATTGGCCTTCACCCGCGCGACACCGGGCGACTGATACGCGTGTTGCACGCGCTGCGCGACATTGGCAATACAGTGATCGTTGTTGAACACGATGAGGAGATCATGCGTTCTTCGGATGCGATGGTAGACATGGGCCCGATGGCAGGAACACTCGGTGGCCATGTTGTTTTCTCCGGTACACACAATGATCTTTTAAAAGCGGAAAGTTTAACAGCTAAATACCTTACGAAAAGAGAAAACATTCCTGTTCCTTCTTCAAGAAGAAAATGGAAATATTTCATGGAGATCACCGGCGCCACAGAAAATAATCTGAAAAATCTCAACGTGAAATTTCCGCTCGATGTGATGACGGTCATTACCGGTGTAAGCGGTTCGGGAAAATCCACATTGGTGAAACGAATCCTTTACCCGGCGCTGCAAAAATCTTTCGGTGGATTCGGCGGAGAACAAACAGGGCAACATGCAGCGCTTAAAGGAGATTATCATCACATAGCAGCCGTGGAATTCATTGACCAGAACCCGATCGGAAAATCGTCACGTTCAAACCCGGTTACGTATGTGAAAGCGTACGATGAGATACGCGCGCTATACGCAGATCAGGCGCTTGCGAAATTGCGCGGGTACAAGCCCTCTCATTTTTCTTTCAATGTGGATGGAGGCCGTTGTGAGATCTGCGAAGGAGAAGGAGAAGTAATTGTGGAAATGCAGTTCATGGCCGATGTGCATTTGCAATGCGAAGCGTGCCATGGAAAAAGATTTAAAGACGAAACGCTGGAAATTCTTTACAACGAAAAAAATATTTACGACATCCTGGAAATGACGATCGATGATGCGGTCATTTTTTTCAATGATGCCCGCCCGCCCGCCCGTGCCGCCCGCCCGGACGAGCCATTCGGACGGGGTACGGACGGGGATGACACGGTCGGACGGGGAACAAAGCCAGGAGAAAAAATTGTTTCGAAACTGAAACCGCTGCAGGATACAGGCCTTGGTTATGTACACCTCGGTCAATCGTCAAGTACACTCAGCGGCGGAGAAGCGCAACGGATCAAACTTGCTTCCTTTCTCGGAATGGGACAACATCAGCCGCCTACACTTTTTATTTTCGATGAACCAACGACCGGTTTACATTTTCATGACATAAAAAAACTTCTTGATGCTTTCAGTGCACTCATCGAACAAGGGCATTCCATAATCATCATTGAACATAATCTTGAAGTAATAAAATGTGCTGACTGGATCATTGATCTGGGTCCCGAAGGCGGTGATGAAGGCGGACAAGTGATGTTTGAGGGAACACCCGAAGAAATGGTGAAGAGTAAAAGTTCGCTGACGGGAAAATACCTGAAGGAGAAATTGGAAATTTAATAATGCGTGCCGGGAAAAAATGAGTGAATTCTTTTCACTTCACCGGCCTGCAAACAGAAAGTTTTGCTTTCTCCGTTTCAAATTTCTCCAGCTCACTCATCGGAACATTCTTCTTCACTGAATCGGAAAGCGGTGTGGTTTCCAGGTTGGAAAAAATACACAGCTCGGTAGTTTCGTCGAAATGAGAAGTAACATTCGGAAATCTTTCTTTTCCGTCGAGGTAACCCGATAATGTATCACCGAGCGCATATTCCATCAGGTAGTTGGTGAAAATAATTTTGTTCCTGAATTTTTTATCAATGCAATAGTCCACGCACTTTTTGTAGGCAACAACAGCATTTTCATATCCAAGATTCACATCGCTGTTCGTCCTCTCCGTCGCATCATAATAAATGAACGTGGAAACTAAACCGGCAACTGCTGTCCACTTCAGAATTCTTTTTGATAATGCAGCATCCATAAAATAAGCACAGGGAATGATCAGTGCGACGACACCAACCATCATGTACCTGTCGAGATAAAAATTCAACGAGCTGAACGAGAAAAAAATAACAAGAAATAATCCGAAGAAAGAAAGAATTTTATTCTGCAAAATACTTTGCACCGCGATCCTGTTTTTCATTCTCCGGATAACAGCGAAAATACTGCAGGCAATTCCCCCGAAGAAAAGAACATTTCGTCCATAATAAATACAGGTGAATAAAAAAGCGCCCCTGAATTTTCTTGCAAAATCAGCCCATTTGAATGAAATATAATTCATGTGTTCCGGGAAGAAGAACCATCCGTACATTTTTTTCTGAATGATAAAGTGAACAGACGCAATAAAAACCGGGACGATAATGAGAAGATACTTCCTGAAATTTCTGAATGGTTTTGACCAGCGGGGAAATTTTTCTACCTCTCCCCTATTTACGAACCAATCGAAAAGCAGTTCATTCAGAAACAAGGTGAGCAGAGCAACCAATCCTGTTTCTTTGGTGAATAACATGAACGTGGCAAAGATTACATATCCTGTTTTTTTTTCGGAATAAAAAGCGAGAATGGAAAGGATGATCCACAGTGCAAGCATCACCTCGGGCAACACGGCACAGGACTGCGCGAGAAAAATGCTCTGGAATAAAAGAATCGTCGACGCAAAGAAAGCAACACGGGCTGAAAAAAATGTTCTGCATAATTTATATACGGCCAGCACAAGAAGAACAGAAATAAAAAGAGAAAACAGATGGCTCGCGAAAATGGTGTTGCCAAATATTTTCAGCCACACTGAAGTGAGGAAATAAAACAACAACGGATGTCCACGGGAAACATCTACAGGTAATGCACCAGGTAAAATTCCAGGGCCTGATGCGCACATCAACCGGCTGCCGTGTCCGTAGACCCACGACTCATCCCAATAATAAGGAAGATGCAGATCGGGAATTTTAAAAATGATGAATCCTGCAATAAGAAAAAGCAACGATAGAAAATACGTATCGCTGAAAAAACGGGAAAAAATGCTCTTCCTACTTTTCACAACTCCAGATTCGGCAGATTAATTGTGAAAATTACTGAAATAACTTCAACGGCTTTTTTCATTGGCACAGAAACATGGCCAGCAATGAAATAATTTCTTAAAAGAAAATCAAAAAGAAATTTTATTGCACTGCAGTTTTTATCCTAACCCCGATGTGCACACCTGCTCCGTCAGTGTGCGCAGCGGGACCGGCGGGAATTTGACGCTGCGCAGTTGCGTTCCAAAACATTCGCATAGAAAAAACCAATACGGATTTACGCGAAAACATCTTTAGTTTTACGTCATGGCTTCCTCCCTTAAAACAAAGAATAATGACGATCTCGGTTTCGGTACGAAAGGCGCCGACCGCAGCATGAAGAAAGACGGTTCGTTCAATCTCGAACGCGTGGGTGAACCGAAATTCAAGAACTATGAAATTTATCATACGCTGATCACTATGTCGTGGCCGAAATTCATCCTGCTGATCACGATCGGTTACCTGGCCACGAATTTAATTTTTGCAACCGTTTATTTTTTTCTCGGGATGGGAGAACTGAAAGGTGTGGAGGCAGTGGATTCAACTCATCAATTCTTCGAAGCATTTTTTTTCAGTTCACAAACACTGACCACGCTCGGTTACGGACGCGTTTCTCCAATAGGAATTTCAGCGAGCACGGTTGCTGCGATCGAATCGATGATGGGGTTGCTGAGTTTCGCGCTCGCAACAGGATTGCTTTACGGAAGATTCTCGCGCCCGCAGGCGAAACTGCTTTACAGTGAAAATGCGATCATCGCTCCTTACCGCGACATGACCGGGCTGATGTTCCGTCTCGTGAATATGCGAAGGAACCAATTGATAGAAGTGGAAATGGAAGTGACGCTTGCCTGGTTTGAAAAAAATAATCCGATCCGCCAGTTTACACGTTTACCACTTGAGCGGAATAAAATAAATCTTTTCCCGACGAGCTGGACGATCGTTCATCCTATTGATGAGAACAGTCCGTTCCTCGGAAAAAATCTGGAAGAGATTATGGAAACCAAAGCGGAACTCATTGTATTGCTTAAAGCTTTCGACGATACATTTTCGCAAACTGTTTATTCGAGAACTTCTTATCGTGCTGAAGAATTCCGTTACGGAAAAAAATTCCTCCCGATGTTCACGATCCTCGAGAGCGGAAAAACAAGAATGGATCTGCGGCTGATAAATGCGATGGAGAATATTCAAATTCCTGCAGGGAAAATTGTAAGTAACTGAGGGGATTACGCGGGAGGATTACAGATTTTTACGGAATACAGATTACAGATTAACGGATGTTCCGGATACAATTCTTATAGGTAAAATCAGTTTACATCCGTAATCTGTATTCCGTAAAAATCTGTAATCCACCCTACACCAGTTCTTCTTTGAATTGCAGTTCAAATAATCTGCGGTACTGGCCTTCTTTCTTCAGCAGTTCATCGTGCGTTCCCGATTCAATTATTTTTCCGTGATCGAGTACAATGATAGTGTCGGCTTTGCGGATGGTGGCGAGGCGATGTGCAATGACCACGGAAGTTCTTCCTTCCGTGAGCACCTTTGTCGCTTTCTGAATGAGAATTTCCGATTCTGTATCGATGGAAGAAGTGGCTTCATCCAACACAAGAATCCCCGGATCGTACACGTAGGCGCGTATGAACGCGATGAGTTGGCGCTGTCCTACTGAAAGTGTTGCGCCTCTTTCTTTCACATCATAATCATATTCGCCCGGGAGGCGGGAAATAAAATCGTGCGCGCCCACCGCTTTCGCCGCAGCGATCACTTTTTCTCTCGTGATGGACGGATCGTGCAGCGTGATGTTATTGTAGATGGTATCGGAAAAAAGAAAAACATCCTGCAGCACCACACCGATGTTCGAACGAAGATCGTGCAGTTCGTAGTCGCGGACATTTTTCCCGTCGAGCATTATTTCCCCTTTATTGTATTCGTAAAAACGATTGAGCAGGTTGATGATGGAACTTTTTCCTGAACCCGTTGCACCGACGAGCGCAAACATTTGCCCCGCTTTCACCTCGAAAGAAATTCCGTTGAGCACAAAATCTTTTTCATTGTAAGCGAACCACACTTCCCGGAAAGAAATATCTCCTTTTATTTTCAGCAATGCTGTTTTTCCATTATCGTCAATAGCATCTTTCGTGTCCATCACTTTGAAAACGCGTTCCGAAGCCACCATTCCCATTTGCAAAGTATTGATGCGATCAGCAAGCATGCGGATCGGGCGGAAAAACTGGTTAATAAGAATTACAAAAAGCGTAACGTCGCCGGGTTCTGCAAATCCGTCAAAGATTTCTTTCCCCGCATACCATACGAGCAATCCGAGAGAAACAGAAACAAGAATTTCCACCACCGGAAAAAATATGGAGTAGTAAAGAACCGAGCGCACATTCGCATCGCGGTGTTTGCGGTTTATTTTTTCAAAACGGCCCATCTCCACTTTCTCGCGGTTAAAAACCTGTACCACGCGCATGCCCGTGATGTGCTCCTGCACGAATGTATTGAGAGCGGCCACTGCATTGCGCACTTCAATGAAAGAAGCTTTCACTGCATTCTTAAACCACCACGTGGCAATGAACATAACAGGAACTGTGGAAAGAACGATGAGTGTAATTTTCCAGTTCACAAAAAACATGGCGCCCATGTAAACGAAAATTGTGAGCAGGTCGCCGGCAATGACAATGAATCCCTGTGAAAAAACATCGTTGATGGATTCGATATCGGAAACTGTTCTTGTCACCAGCATTCCTATTGGCGTTTGATCAAAATATCTTGAACGGAAATGGAGAATTTTATTGTGAAGCTGAACGCGCATATCTTTCACGATGCGCTGTCCGAGTAATGAAGTGCTGTAGGAATTAATGAACTGGAAAACAGATTCGATGATGAGCATGCCGATCATGAGCGCACAGAAAATAATAAGCTGGTGATGAAGTTCATTTTTTTCTGCAACTGCATTCCCCGTATGCACGAACGTGTTCATCGTGTAACGGATGAGCATGGGCCGCACAATAGACAAAAATGAAAGCGTGATGGTGAGACTGATCGCGAGATATAAAAGTCCGCGGTAAGGGCGCGTGTATCCGAGAATACGCTTCAGTAATTTCCAGTCTATCGCTTTTCCGGATACGGCACTCATGATCTGTTTTCTGTTTTCTGTTTTCTGTTTTCCGCCTTCTGCATTTTTTCCGGCTCCAATCCGAATTCCAAAGGATATTTCACATCCGTAAGAAAAAGTCCTCCAGGCGGAACCGACATCGATGCTTCCGAACGGTCTCCGCTTTCAATTATTTTTTTGAATTCACCGGCAGAAATTTTTCCGCGCCCCATATCCGTGAGCGTGCCCGCGATGGCGCGCACCATGTTGCGCAGGAAACGGTTTGCAGAAATAAAATAGACTATTCCTGTTTCTGTTTTTTCCCATTCGGAAAATGTCACTTTACAGAACGTCGTTTTATTGTCGCTTCCTGTTTTACTGAATGCGGAAAAATCATCATACCCCATAATTATTTTTGCTCCTTCATTCATTTTTTCAAAGTTGAGTTCTTCATGCAGTTCCCAGGAGAAATTGGCTCCGAACGGATCTTTCACTTGCGAAATATGATATTCATAACTTCTCGATGTGGCGGCGAATCGCGCGTGCGCGTTATCAGGCATTCTGAAAATTTTTTGAATGGCAATTCCGGGAGGAAGCATTTTGTTGAGCCGGAAAATTATTTTTTCATCGTTCTCTATTCCTTCCTGCGCACAATCGAAATGAGCAAAATATTTTTTCGCGTGCACACCGGAGTCCGTACGCCCGCACCCGACGACAACAGTTTTTTCTCTCAGCAGCAAACTCATTTTTTCCTGCAGTGTTTCCTGGATGGTGGGAACGCCGGGCTGGAATTGCCATCCGCAGAAACCGGTTCCATTGTAGGAAAGCTGAATGAAGTAGCGGAAATATTTTTGCATGAACGCGGCCATAAATTGCGGGACAAAGTTACGGTTTACACAGAAACATGTAGTTACAGTGAATTGCTATTTTCTATTGGGTAATAAGCCTATTCAGGAGGGCAACCCCTGTTCTTCAAATTTCCTGTGCTCCCGCTGCGGCACATCCCGATCGCGATCGGGAAGGTGCCACATCGGGCCTATACTAAATTTCTTCAGCTCGTTAAATGACCGGTCACCCATGGCAAAAATAATATTACAACTATTAGAGGTTATCCTCAACAATCTATACTCATCAAAGCTAAAATGAAAACATTTTATTAAAACTTTTTCTTGTCTTCGTCAAATAAATATTTTCAAGTAAATAATATTCAATTACGATTATTTCCAACAAAAGAATTTCTACTGTTAAAAAAAACAAGGCAGCAACTCTGACTAGTTTCATTCGCATTTCATTTTCTCTATAAGCTATTTCAGATAAAAGCAACACAGTACTCAACGATTTCATTTCAAAACCCTTTCTCCATCATCCATCTTCCAAAAATATTATTGCAACAAAAAATTTAATTCTTAAACATTTCGTCACTTCGAAGCAAATCCCAATAGCAAATGACCATTTACCAATAACCATTAACATTATTTTACAACAAGCCACCTTCCTTTACATAGCATACCACTAACTTTGACTCACTGCCAATCTCACACCAATTTATGACAACAGATATTCAGGCGCTGAACGATCGCATTGCGAAAGAATCAGCTTTCGTTCCGAAGATCCATGCAGAACTCGATCACGTGATCGTGGGACAAAAAACAATGATCGAGCGTTTGCTCATTGCGCTGCTCTCGAACGGCCACATTCTCCTCGAGGGAGTTCCAGGCCTTGCAAAAACACTTGCAGTGAAATCACTTGCGTCTACCATTCACGCCGACTTCAGCCGCATCCAGTTCACACCCGATCTTCTTCCGGCCGATCTCATTGGTACAATGATCTACAGCCAGAAGCAGGAATCGTTCACGGTGCGCAAAGGCCCTATCTTCTCCAACTTCGTTCTTGCTGACGAAATCAATCGCGCTCCGGCAAAAGTGCAGAGTGCGTTACTCGAAGCGATGCAGGAAAGACAAGTGACCATCGGTGATAACACGTTCAAACTTCCTTCTCCGTTTTTGGTTCTTGCGACGATGAATCCCATTGAGCAGGAAGGAACTTATCCACTTCCCGAAGCGCAGGTGGATCGTTTCATGCTCAAGTGCGTGATCAAATATCCTACGCGTGAAGAAGAGCAACGCATCATTCGCCAGCAACTTGCAGTGAACCGTACCGAACCGAAACCTATTCTTACACCGGAAGAAATTATTCGTGCCCGCGATGTAGTGGCCGACGTTTATCTCGATGAGAAAATTGAAAAATACATTGTGGATATTGTTTTTGCCACGCGTGTTCCCTCTGAATATCGTTTATCGAAACTTGCGCCGCTTATTTCATTCGGCGGATCTCCACGCGCGTCCATCTCGCTCGCACAGGCGGCGAAAGCGTACGCATTCCTGCAGCAGCGTGCGTTCGTGATCCCGGACGATATACGCGCAGTGGCGTACGACGTATTGCGCCACCGCATCGGGCTCACTTACGAAGCGGAAGCAGAAAACATCACGAGTGAAACAGTGATACGCGATGTACTTGCCGTAGTACAGGTTCCCTGATTTTTTTCGCCCCGAATCAATTTCTCCAATGGAAACCGATGAACTTCTAAAGAAAGTCAGGCAGATCGAACTGAAAGCGCGCGGACTCACCAACCAGGTTTTTTCCGGTGAATATCACAGCGCTTTCAAAGGAAGAGGAATGACTTTTTCTGAAGTGCGCGAATACCAGCAGGGCGACGAAGTGCGGACGATAGACTGGAACGTTACTGCGCGATTCAATCATCCTTATGTAAAAGTTTACGAAGAAGAACGCGAACTTACAGTGATGATTCTTGTGGATGTGAGTTACTCCGGAGATTTCGGAACGCATGCACAACTGAAACGGGATCTTGTTACTGAGCTGAGCGCCGTACTTTCTTTTTCTGCAATTCACAACAATGATAAAGCCGGCGTACTTTTTTTCAGCGACATCGTGGAGAATTTTATTCCGCCGAAAAAAGGAAGGCCGCACATCCTGCGCATCATTCACGAATCGTTGTTGCACAAACCTTCGGGGAAAGGAACGAACATCAGCGCCGCACTCGAATATGTAACGAATGCGATCAAGAACCGCTGCATTGTTTTTATCATTTCTGATTTCATGGCGGGCAGTTATGAAGATGCACTTCGTATTGCGAATCGTCGTCATGATGTGGTTGCACTCCGTATTTACGACCGGCGTGAACTTGAAATGCCCGACATCGGTTTGGTGCAACTCATCGACAGTGAGAGCGGCGATTTGATGTGGGTAGACACTTCGAATCCAATAGTTCGCCAGAATTATGCGCGTGCTGCACGATCACATCGATTGTGGCTCGATGATCTTTTCAGAAAAACAGGAATTGATTCAGTACATATTGCAACCGGTGCTCATTACATGAGCATACTCTCCTCTTTATTCCGGCGGAGAGAAAAACGTGTCCGATAAAAAATGTTCCGTCATTCACACGTATTCCTATTTTTTCTTTCGCTGATCACGGCGAATGTTTTCGCGCAGGACAAAGGTGCGATCGCCAAATTGCAGAAAGACCAGATGAAGATCGGCCAGCAGATTGAGTTGAAGTTAAGTGTGCATTACCGCGAAGGATCGGTGAAATCGAAAGTGATATGGCCGGAGTTGAAAGATACGATCATGAAAAATATTGAGATCGTAAAAGCAGATACACTTTCCACCAAACTCATCGATCGCGCTTCGGTTCTGTATGAGCAGGCAAAAAAACTCACGATCACTTCTTTTGATTCCGGCATGTATCGCATTCCTCCGTTCATT is a window encoding:
- the uvrA gene encoding excinuclease ABC subunit UvrA encodes the protein MAETTELYDPKKFIVIKGARMHNLKNVDLAIPRNRFVVITGLSGSGKSSLAFDTLFAEGQRRYVESLSSYARQFLGKIEKPQVDYIKGISPAVAIEQKVNTRNPRSTVGTSTEIYDYLKLLFARIGKTFSPVSGELVKRHTVSNVVDAVMNFPSGTKIFLLAPVHQNREKTLKEQVGLLLQQGFTRILYDGEMVRLNEINVSKLSPKKEIMIVIDRFAVNANDEELSSRIADSVQTAFFEGEGDCVVEIIPEEVEADYKKNTSAESGSNQRKSGETGKTKKKTTGQQPTANRQLFSNRFEADGILFEEPNVHFFSFNNAVGACKTCEGFGSVIGIDPDLVVPNKNLSVFEEAIACWKGEKMGEWKEKLLMNAYKFNFPIHKPYCDLSTAQKELLWTGNKYFDGLNSFFLFLEEQSYKIQYRVMLSRYRGKTTCPDCNGTRLRKDANYVKVAGKSISDIVLMQVKDALQFFLSVKLPEYETKVAKRLLTEITNRLRFLTDVGLGYLSLNRLSSTLSGGESQRINLATSLGSSLVGSMYILDEPSIGLHPRDTGRLIRVLHALRDIGNTVIVVEHDEEIMRSSDAMVDMGPMAGTLGGHVVFSGTHNDLLKAESLTAKYLTKRENIPVPSSRRKWKYFMEITGATENNLKNLNVKFPLDVMTVITGVSGSGKSTLVKRILYPALQKSFGGFGGEQTGQHAALKGDYHHIAAVEFIDQNPIGKSSRSNPVTYVKAYDEIRALYADQALAKLRGYKPSHFSFNVDGGRCEICEGEGEVIVEMQFMADVHLQCEACHGKRFKDETLEILYNEKNIYDILEMTIDDAVIFFNDARPPARAARPDEPFGRGTDGDDTVGRGTKPGEKIVSKLKPLQDTGLGYVHLGQSSSTLSGGEAQRIKLASFLGMGQHQPPTLFIFDEPTTGLHFHDIKKLLDAFSALIEQGHSIIIIEHNLEVIKCADWIIDLGPEGGDEGGQVMFEGTPEEMVKSKSSLTGKYLKEKLEI
- a CDS encoding glycosyltransferase family 39 protein — its product is MKSRKSIFSRFFSDTYFLSLLFLIAGFIIFKIPDLHLPYYWDESWVYGHGSRLMCASGPGILPGALPVDVSRGHPLLFYFLTSVWLKIFGNTIFASHLFSLFISVLLVLAVYKLCRTFFSARVAFFASTILLFQSIFLAQSCAVLPEVMLALWIILSILAFYSEKKTGYVIFATFMLFTKETGLVALLTLFLNELLFDWFVNRGEVEKFPRWSKPFRNFRKYLLIIVPVFIASVHFIIQKKMYGWFFFPEHMNYISFKWADFARKFRGAFLFTCIYYGRNVLFFGGIACSIFAVIRRMKNRIAVQSILQNKILSFFGLFLVIFFSFSSLNFYLDRYMMVGVVALIIPCAYFMDAALSKRILKWTAVAGLVSTFIYYDATERTNSDVNLGYENAVVAYKKCVDYCIDKKFRNKIIFTNYLMEYALGDTLSGYLDGKERFPNVTSHFDETTELCIFSNLETTPLSDSVKKNVPMSELEKFETEKAKLSVCRPVK
- a CDS encoding ABC transporter ATP-binding protein; this encodes MSAVSGKAIDWKLLKRILGYTRPYRGLLYLAISLTITLSFLSIVRPMLIRYTMNTFVHTGNAVAEKNELHHQLIIFCALMIGMLIIESVFQFINSYSTSLLGQRIVKDMRVQLHNKILHFRSRYFDQTPIGMLVTRTVSDIESINDVFSQGFIVIAGDLLTIFVYMGAMFFVNWKITLIVLSTVPVMFIATWWFKNAVKASFIEVRNAVAALNTFVQEHITGMRVVQVFNREKVEMGRFEKINRKHRDANVRSVLYYSIFFPVVEILVSVSLGLLVWYAGKEIFDGFAEPGDVTLFVILINQFFRPIRMLADRINTLQMGMVASERVFKVMDTKDAIDDNGKTALLKIKGDISFREVWFAYNEKDFVLNGISFEVKAGQMFALVGATGSGKSSIINLLNRFYEYNKGEIMLDGKNVRDYELHDLRSNIGVVLQDVFLFSDTIYNNITLHDPSITREKVIAAAKAVGAHDFISRLPGEYDYDVKERGATLSVGQRQLIAFIRAYVYDPGILVLDEATSSIDTESEILIQKATKVLTEGRTSVVIAHRLATIRKADTIIVLDHGKIIESGTHDELLKKEGQYRRLFELQFKEELV
- the truA gene encoding tRNA pseudouridine(38-40) synthase TruA; protein product: MQKYFRYFIQLSYNGTGFCGWQFQPGVPTIQETLQEKMSLLLREKTVVVGCGRTDSGVHAKKYFAHFDCAQEGIENDEKIIFRLNKMLPPGIAIQKIFRMPDNAHARFAATSRSYEYHISQVKDPFGANFSWELHEELNFEKMNEGAKIIMGYDDFSAFSKTGSDNKTTFCKVTFSEWEKTETGIVYFISANRFLRNMVRAIAGTLTDMGRGKISAGEFKKIIESGDRSEASMSVPPGGLFLTDVKYPLEFGLEPEKMQKAENRKQKTENRS
- a CDS encoding MoxR family ATPase produces the protein MTTDIQALNDRIAKESAFVPKIHAELDHVIVGQKTMIERLLIALLSNGHILLEGVPGLAKTLAVKSLASTIHADFSRIQFTPDLLPADLIGTMIYSQKQESFTVRKGPIFSNFVLADEINRAPAKVQSALLEAMQERQVTIGDNTFKLPSPFLVLATMNPIEQEGTYPLPEAQVDRFMLKCVIKYPTREEEQRIIRQQLAVNRTEPKPILTPEEIIRARDVVADVYLDEKIEKYIVDIVFATRVPSEYRLSKLAPLISFGGSPRASISLAQAAKAYAFLQQRAFVIPDDIRAVAYDVLRHRIGLTYEAEAENITSETVIRDVLAVVQVP
- a CDS encoding DUF58 domain-containing protein, encoding METDELLKKVRQIELKARGLTNQVFSGEYHSAFKGRGMTFSEVREYQQGDEVRTIDWNVTARFNHPYVKVYEEERELTVMILVDVSYSGDFGTHAQLKRDLVTELSAVLSFSAIHNNDKAGVLFFSDIVENFIPPKKGRPHILRIIHESLLHKPSGKGTNISAALEYVTNAIKNRCIVFIISDFMAGSYEDALRIANRRHDVVALRIYDRRELEMPDIGLVQLIDSESGDLMWVDTSNPIVRQNYARAARSHRLWLDDLFRKTGIDSVHIATGAHYMSILSSLFRRREKRVR